The following proteins are co-located in the Vicugna pacos chromosome 3, VicPac4, whole genome shotgun sequence genome:
- the LOC102545511 gene encoding serine/threonine-protein kinase ULK4-like: MAKTQPTPVPSYSLKPLVAVTEHNLSFNRLVEESKLIPRIFEAILEHQENILSNIMQSVIALLNNLVACKDSKMKLLYEQGLVGHACRLFPKTATQCLDVDNKNSKETAAALRFSRLGILHGKLTSLSAVVRLALQAPQSGSGGSLPAAEDLLLLSKPLTDLASLLIPLLPNGDPEGFEVLKFEEFLFFFNKYIKV, encoded by the exons ATGGCCAAGACTCAG CCCACCCCGGTACCCTCCTACTCCCTGAAGCCGCTGGTTGCCGTGACAGAACACAACCTGTCTTTCAACAGACTTGTGGAAGAAAGCAAACTGATCCCACGCATTTTTGAAGCAATTCTGGAACATCAGGAGAACATTCTGAGTAACATCATGCAAAGTGTGATTGCATTGCTCAACAATCTGGTTGCCTGCAAAGATTCAAAGATGAAGCTCCTTTATGAACAAGGACTGGTTGGTCATGCCTGTCGCCTGTTCCCCAAAACTGCCACACAGTGCTTGGACGTGGACAACAAAAATAGCAAGGAGACAGCCGCCGCGCTGCGGTTTTCCCGGCTTGGTATTTTGCACGGCAAGCTGACCTCCCTCTCCGCGGTAGTGCGGCTGGCGCTGCAGGCTCCGCAGTCCGGCTCAGGAGGGAGCCTTCCTGCCGCCGAAGACTTGCTGCTGCTCAGCAAGCCCCTGACAGACCTGGCCAGCCTGCTCATCCCGCTGCTTCCTAACGGGGATCCTGAAGGTTTTGAAGTTTTGAAGTTtgaagagtttttgtttttttttaataaatacataaaagtttAA